A single genomic interval of Shewanella psychropiezotolerans harbors:
- a CDS encoding multiheme c-type cytochrome: MKDVNKRYLALIVAGAMGLSACGSDGKDGSDGEDGKPTPPPTVEASSVTNVEMIAHTLEEGLVRFEFEITDEEGQLISGLVKANAEVAELTEKGIGRSRDDFEGTILGGSASEATEGASLTEVEPGRYEFVAPMASVNAGTEGLIRLVVGGGDNIAKSRYIVVAKSDDIHTTSTATCHACHTDYAASSLKHPSYTAINPEGKTDLVAGCMTCHGNIARDDGGYARNTLQKIGHINHQEFEKDFAPSNCYTCHEKPITRVYSMQTCTDCHDAADVGTRGLATQFNAFNEGEDARLFHKQVTARAELRDTHYTRTLAPYINDGLEWEEYPNGGWCTDVALFNTAAESEVQLNIAALYSDGTLTYAGAYVHGYQNDSLVGRPSPRGSEQYIENIDGSRSICYPHLDGLETDYRLAGLTASTRVTFKQQDEDGGYDGVSFTSYSDVVDHAGLKIQAFERRHSVTADSCTTCHTNETNYHKNGSYNEGGKDCVACHNNGQDRSAKNSAPGFGPMVHSMHWGVGNTATSPEGEANSAAKLNAENCVSCHAEGIDLDVIPNQYILSKAYNGGASGVMTSPITANCFACHNDDSAKNHMLQQGGEINVEKLEDWYTLPTSESCATCHAEGKSYGIDKFHVFERAL; encoded by the coding sequence ATGAAAGATGTTAATAAGCGCTATCTGGCGTTGATAGTGGCGGGGGCTATGGGCCTATCTGCATGTGGCAGCGATGGGAAAGATGGTTCGGACGGTGAAGACGGTAAACCAACTCCACCACCAACAGTGGAAGCATCAAGTGTGACTAACGTTGAGATGATTGCTCACACGTTAGAAGAAGGCTTGGTGAGATTTGAGTTTGAAATCACCGATGAAGAAGGCCAATTAATATCGGGTCTCGTAAAAGCCAATGCAGAAGTTGCTGAGTTAACCGAGAAAGGCATTGGTCGTAGTCGTGATGATTTTGAAGGTACGATTCTGGGCGGTAGTGCAAGTGAAGCGACTGAAGGTGCAAGCCTGACTGAAGTTGAGCCTGGTCGCTATGAGTTTGTGGCACCTATGGCTTCAGTTAATGCCGGAACTGAAGGCTTGATCCGCCTAGTTGTTGGTGGTGGGGATAACATCGCTAAGTCTCGTTATATCGTCGTTGCTAAGAGTGATGATATCCATACGACTTCAACAGCGACCTGTCATGCTTGCCATACTGACTATGCGGCATCTTCATTGAAGCATCCTAGCTATACCGCGATTAATCCGGAAGGTAAAACTGATTTAGTCGCAGGCTGTATGACTTGTCACGGTAACATAGCACGTGATGATGGTGGTTATGCGCGTAATACACTGCAGAAAATTGGTCATATCAATCACCAGGAATTTGAGAAGGACTTTGCACCATCTAACTGTTACACCTGTCATGAGAAACCAATCACAAGGGTTTATTCTATGCAGACCTGTACGGATTGTCATGATGCTGCCGATGTAGGTACCAGAGGATTAGCGACTCAGTTCAATGCCTTTAATGAAGGTGAAGATGCGCGCTTATTCCACAAGCAAGTAACCGCACGAGCAGAGTTACGTGATACTCATTATACAAGAACATTGGCTCCATATATTAATGATGGGCTGGAGTGGGAAGAGTATCCAAATGGGGGCTGGTGTACCGATGTCGCTCTCTTTAATACCGCAGCTGAATCCGAAGTTCAGCTAAATATCGCAGCCTTATATTCAGACGGTACCCTTACGTATGCCGGTGCCTATGTTCACGGTTATCAAAATGATTCGTTAGTTGGCCGTCCAAGCCCACGTGGGTCTGAGCAGTATATTGAGAATATTGATGGTAGCCGTTCAATCTGTTATCCGCATCTTGATGGTTTGGAAACTGATTACCGTCTAGCCGGGTTAACGGCCAGTACTCGAGTGACATTTAAACAGCAAGATGAAGATGGCGGTTACGATGGCGTCTCCTTCACTAGTTATTCTGATGTTGTCGATCATGCAGGTCTAAAAATCCAAGCGTTCGAGCGTCGCCACAGTGTGACGGCCGATAGTTGTACGACTTGTCACACTAACGAGACTAATTACCATAAGAATGGTAGCTATAACGAAGGTGGTAAAGACTGTGTCGCTTGTCATAACAATGGCCAAGATCGCAGCGCGAAGAACTCGGCGCCAGGTTTCGGCCCTATGGTTCATAGCATGCACTGGGGAGTGGGTAATACTGCAACCAGTCCTGAGGGTGAAGCAAACTCAGCCGCTAAGTTAAATGCTGAAAATTGTGTGTCTTGTCATGCCGAAGGCATAGACTTAGACGTTATTCCAAACCAGTATATCTTGTCAAAAGCTTATAATGGTGGTGCATCAGGTGTGATGACTAGCCCAATAACGGCTAACTGTTTTGCTTGTCATAATGATGACTCGGCGAAGAACCATATGCTTCAACAAGGTGGCGAAATCAATGTTGAGAAGTTAGAAGATTGGTACACGCTGCCAACTTCAGAGTCTTGTGCAACCTGTCATGCAGAAGGTAAATCATACGGTATCGATAAGTTCCACGTTTTTGAGCGTGCGTTGTAA